Proteins co-encoded in one Daphnia carinata strain CSIRO-1 chromosome 3, CSIRO_AGI_Dcar_HiC_V3, whole genome shotgun sequence genomic window:
- the LOC130685489 gene encoding uncharacterized protein LOC130685489 → MANYAAMLLLAVVSLMAGQAMGGPMGSSSSAYYTTPPPYYTTTYVAPSYYATKVPEYYTTTYAAPTYYTTKAPEYYTTTYAAPTYYTTKAPEYYPAPSYYTEAPVYYTTTYATPSYYTEAPAYYATKAPEYYTTTYAVPAYYTETPQYYTTKAPEYTTYTAPSYYTEEPKYYTTTYAAPAYYTEATKYYSALSYYQTEAPQSTTTYAAPVYYTEAPQYYSTKSAEYYTTKAPGYYTQRAEYYTTTYTAPVYYTAAPKYYQTDAPKYYTTKAPEYYTTTYAARSYYSETPKYYTTTYAAPAYYTEAPQYYTTKADEYYTTKAPEYYAKKAEYYTTTYAAPSYYTEAPQYYTTKAPEYYTTPYAAPSYYTERPKHY, encoded by the exons ATGG CTAACTACGCCGcgatgctgctgttggccgttGTCTCTCTGATGGCTGGACAGGCAATGGGTGGACCAATGGGttcgtcttcttctgcatACTACACCACTCCGCCGCCTTATTACACCACGACGTATGTAGCCCCCTCTTACTACGCCACAAAGGtgcccgagtactacaccactacgtatgcagctccaacatactacaccacaaaggcgcccgagtactacaccaccacgTATGcagctccaacatactacaccacaaaggcgcccgagtactaccctgcaccgagctattacacagaggcgccagtgtattacacaacaacgtacgccactccaagctactacaccgaagctcccGCCTACTATGCCACAAAGGCCCCTGAGtattacaccacaacttacgcCGTTCCAGCCTATTACACTGAGACTCCGcagtactacactacaaaggctccaGAGTACACAACATATACTGCGCCAAGCTATTATACCGAGGAGCCcaagtactacaccacaacatacgccgctccagcttactacaccgaagctacCAAGTATTACTCAGCCCTAAGCTACTACCAGACTGAGGCTCCACAATCCACAacaacgtatgctgctccggtttactacactgaagctccTCAATACTACAGCACAAAGtctgctgaatactacacgacTAAAGCCCCGGGGTATTACACACAGAgggctgaatactacaccacaacatacACTGCCCCGGTTTACTACACTGCAGCTCCCAAGTATTACCAGACTGATGCTCCgaaatactacaccactaagGCTCctgagtactacaccacaacgtatgcTGCTCGGAGCTACTATTCCGAGACACCcaagtactacaccactaccTACGCTGCCCCGGCTTATTACACCgaggctccgcaatactacaccaccaaggctgATGAATACTACACGACGAAAGCACCGGAGTACTACGCAAAGAAAGcagaatactacaccacaacttacgcagctccatcttactacactgaggcccCCCAATACTATACTACAAAGgcccccgagtactacaccacgcCGTATGCTGCACCAAGCTATTACACTGAGCGTCCAAAGCATTATTAA